The Amphiura filiformis chromosome 12, Afil_fr2py, whole genome shotgun sequence genome includes a region encoding these proteins:
- the LOC140165417 gene encoding uncharacterized protein, with translation MEKMYLILICILFGKELNPVWSQATSPPDGTSPNTCNACCQGPAGLPGVPGAAGAAGAAGAAGTPGNNGLSGRDGLKGEGGRKGEVGERGERGEPGLPGPQDPGGDRGECGLQGLPGKVGPRGITGMDGSDGRSGSDGRPGSDGLPGPSGLKGQKGDAGGQRRSAFSVAKTTSQTGNRGDTVIFEAVETNIGNHYSTSSHKFTCQVAGMYVFMFTIAANTGGGANTYVYLKKDGTIIAMGIVQETDAGGVTYLQGSQGVVLQLEQGNQVWLEFGITGKSLHGHASEKPTTFAGFLLYEN, from the coding sequence ATGGAGAAAATGTATCTGATATTAATCTGCATACTTTTTGGAAAGGAATTGAACCCTGTTTGGTCCCAAGCTACCAGTCCACCAGATGGAACTTCACCAAACACCTGCAATGCCTGCTGTCAAGGCCCTGCAGGTCTGCCGGGTGTACCTGGTGCAGCAGGAGCAGCCGGTGCCGCCGGTGCTGCAGGAACTCCGGGTAACAATGGTTTATCCGGTAGAGATGGGCTAAAAGGAGAAGGTGGTAGGAAAGGCGAAGTTGGTGAACGAGGGGAAAGAGGAGAACCAGGCCTGCCCGGTCCACAGGATCCAGGTGGCGATCGCGGAGAATGTGGACTCCAGGGCTTACCAGGTAAAGTTGGGCCTCGTGGGATAACAGGAATGGATGGATCTGATGGAAGATCTGGATCTGATGGAAGACCTGGATCTGATGGACTACCCGGGCCAAGCGGATTGAAAGGTCAAAAAGGGGATGCTGGCGGTCAAAGAAGATCAGCTTTCTCTGTGGCAAAAACAACCTCTCAGACAGGAAACCGGGGGGATACTGTCATATTTGAAGCAGTTGAAACCAACATTGGAAACCATTACAGTACTTCAAGTCACAAGTTTACATGCCAAGTTGCTGGCATGTATGTCTTCATGTTCACTATAGCAGCGAATACTGGTGGTGGTGCTAACACATATGTTTATCTGAAGAAAGATGGCACTATCATTGCCATGGGTATTGTGCAAGAGACTGATGCCGGTGGAGTTACGTATTTGCAAGGTAGTCAAGGAGTTGTGCTGCAGCTTGAACAAGGTAATCAAGTCTGGTTAGAATTTGGCATTACTGGAAAATCGTTGCATGGTCATGCAAGTGAAAAGCCAACCACTTTTGCTGGATTCTTACTCTATGAAAACTGA